CGCCCGCCGCGACCACGCGCCACCCTTCACCGATCATCCGGTCCGTTTCGCCCTTCAGGTCATCGACCCAGATACCGACATGCCGCGCATCCGGCGCGCGATCGGGGTCATAAAAGGCGCCGCTGCCCTGCACCAGTTCCAGATGATGCGGACCGCCCAGCGAATAGGTCGCCTTGACATGCACCTCATGCGATCCGGCTTCCGGCGTCCAAAAGGGCAGGGGGTCGAAATGCCGCACCGCCGCCCATGTCAGCCCCAGCGTGGAGCCGAACAGGTCCATCGCCGCGTCGATATCGGCCACGGCCATGCCGGTATGGTGAAAGCGTTGCAGGTCGATCATGCGCAAAGGCCTTTCATGGAATAGGGGTCACCAGGGGACCATCAACTGTTCGCCGTCCCAGTCGCGCGCCGCTTCGACCGTGCGGGCGTACATGGCGCGGATGATGGGATGTTCGGGATAGAGTTCGATGAAATGGCCCAGCGTATCACGCGCATCGACATAGCAGATTTTCGCGCCGAAGCCGGTGGTGAAC
This window of the Sphingobium sp. CR2-8 genome carries:
- a CDS encoding VOC family protein; this encodes MIDLQRFHHTGMAVADIDAAMDLFGSTLGLTWAAVRHFDPLPFWTPEAGSHEVHVKATYSLGGPHHLELVQGSGAFYDPDRAPDARHVGIWVDDLKGETDRMIGEGWRVVAAGASPEEGYGLIAYVAPPVPGLLVELISTDLKPVIDDWLGE